The sequence TTCGACCTGCTCCTGATGTCGAGCGGCGTCGTCACCGCGCTGCCGCTGATCTGGTTCGTCGAGGCGGCGCGGCGGCTGCGGCTGACGACGCTCGGCTTCCTGCAGTACCTCTCGCCGACGCTGCAGTTCCTGCTCGGCGTCTTCCTCTTCGCCGAGCCGTTCCCGCCGGAGCGGCGGATCGCCTTCGGCCTGATCTGGGCCGCGCTGGCGCTGTTCACCGTGGACGCGACGCTCGCGCTGCGCCGCGCCGAGCAGTTCCCGCCGAAGCCCGCCGAGCGCTGACGCTCAGCGGTACATCGTCAGCAGCATCTTGAGCGGCGCGGCGGCGACGAGGGCGTGCGGCACGTTGGCCGGCATCAGCACGAAGTCGCCCGCGCGCGCGGCGACCGGCTTGCCGCCGATCCGCAGATCGACCGCCCCTTCGACGACCTGCACGAACGCGTTGTAGGGCGACGTGTGCTCGCTCAGCGACTGCCCTTCGTCGAAGGCGAAGAAGGTCAGCGTGCCGCCGTCGGCGTTGTGGATCGTGCGGCTGACGATCGCGCCGGGGACGACGTCGAGCAGCGAGGCCAGCGGCTGGGCGGTCGCCGGCTCGACGGCGCCGCGGGACTTCCTCGTTTCCTGTTCGCTCATCTGGACGTTCCTTATTCGGATACCGTTATCCTGATATTGCGGCGGCGGCCCGTCAACCGCGCGCGTGGGACAATCGGCGCGGAAAGGGCACGAGCGTGGCCGACAGGCGACTGCTTTCGGAAATCATGGACGGGGACGCCGACGCCGCGGCGGAATTCGCGCGTCGCCACGCCCGCTTCGTCCGCGCGGTCCTCGGCCGCGCCGAGCGGGCGCCGCGGCGCGACGCGGCGGGCCCCGGCGAGGGAGTCGGCGCATCCGCGGCGCCTGACTCCGGGCGCGCCCTGCGGGTCGAGGCCGCGGCCGAGGCGTTCGACTCGTTGTTCGCGAACGGCTGCCGCGGGCTGCGGGCCTGCAGCGACGCGCGGCCGATCCACCGCGCCCTCGCCGACGCGACGCGCGCCGCGGCCGCGCTGCGCGGCCTCGTCCTTCCCCGCCCCGCGGACGCCGCGCCGCCGCACGTCCATCCCGACGACGCCGCCGCCGCGGCGACGAACGCGATCGACCGCCGCCGCGCCTCGGCGATCAAGGCCCACCTCGAGACCTGTCCGGCCTGCGCCGCCGCCGCGCGCGTTCCCGCGGGGGACGACGACGCGCTCGTCGCCGCCGTCCGCGCGACCTTCGCCGCGCGCCGCCCCGCCCGCGGCGCCGCGCGCGCCCGCATCGTCGCCGACGCGTCCGGCCCGCGCCTCGAACGCGAAGAACGCCCCGCGGACGACGAGTCCGCGCTCCCGCAGGAAGAACCGCGCCGCGTTGCGGACGATCAAGAGCCGCGCTGGCGCTTCGGCACGCTGACCGTCGCGCTCGCCGTCGGCCGCATCGCGGGCATCGACGTGCTGACCGCGCAGACGACGACCTCGGACGGCGCCGCCGCGCCCGGCGTTCCGCTCGAGTTGCACGCGCCGTTCGCGCCCCCGATCGTCGTCGCCGCCGACGCCGCGGGCCGCGCCGCCTTCCCCCTGCCGACCGCGCCCGCCCATCTCGCGCTGCGCGGCGCCGACGGCATCGACGTTCTCCTCGACCTCCGTCCCGCGCTGTAGGGGCGGCTGGCGCGCCACGACGAACGTCGGAGCGACGGCGCCGCATCGCGCCTGCCGCCCGACCCGATTTCCGCGCAATCCTGCCTTTCACGACGAAAGGCAACGTTGAGCGCGTTGCACCTCGGGAGGCAGGCGCGGAGGAATCATCCGCGGTCCAACGATCATCGTGGCGCGCCAGCCTCCCCTACGGCCGTCGCCGATCACCGCAACACGTCGCCGCCGACCCACCGCGACGCCCCGGAACCCGCGGGCCTTGCGCCCAGCGAACCCTCAGTGAACGGGCCGCCCCACGCCGTCCACGAGCAGCCGATACGTCCGCTCCACCCGATCCCAGTTCCGCTCGCGGTCGAGCGCCCAGTGACGCCCGATCACCGACACCAACCGCCCCACCCCCAGCTCCGCCGTCTTCCGCTCGATCTCGCCGACGTAGTGCGCCCCCGACTCCGGACGCTCGCCGCGCCGGCCGAGCAAGCCGTGCACGAAGACGTTCTCCGCGCCGGCGCGCCGCGCCAGTTCGAGCAGCGCGAAGAGGTGCTCGATCGAACCGTGCGAGGAGAAGAACGACACGATCCCCAGCAGGTGGAGCCGCGTCCGCTCCCGCTTCGCCCCCTCGACCGCCCAGCGGAACGCCTCGTTCTCGTAGAACGAGCCGTCCTCGATCGCCCGCGCGATCCGCACCCGGTCGGACGAAACGACCCGTCCCGCGCCGATGTGCAGATGCCCGGCCTCGGAGTTGCCGACGGTCCCTTCCGGCAGCCCGACAGCAAGCCCCGATGCCGCGAGCTCGGTCCACGAGCGCTCGGCGAGCAGCGCCCGCAGATGCGGCGCCTCGGCCTGCGAGAGGAGATTGCCCGGCCCCGGCTCGGCGAGCCCCCAGCCGTCGCAGACGAGCAGCAGCACCCGCCGCGCCGGATCGCGCGGCGGCGCCTCGACGAACAGCGGGCGCCCCGTCATCTCCGCCGGCGGATCGATCCCCAGCAGCTGCAGCGCCGTCGGCGCGACGTCCACGAGGCTTCCGCCGCGGCGCAGCTTCAGGCGCGAGCCGTCGGGCGGCGCGTAGACGAACGGCACCGGGCTCGTCGTGTGGCCGGTGTCGATCGTCCCTTCCGGGTAGAGCCAGTGCTCGACCGAGCCGTGGTCGGCCGTGACGAGCGCCGTCACGCCGGCCCGCCGGCAGACGGCGAGGATCCGCCCGACCGCGCGGTCCACCGCCGCGATCGCGCGCAGGATCGCCGCCTTGTCCTCGCCGTGGCCGACGACGTCCATGTTCGGCAGGTTGCCGACGACCAGCGCGGCCCCCGGATCGGCGACCGCCGCGATCAGCGCGTCGGCGATTTCCTCCGAGCGCATCTCCGGCTCGGAGAACGGATCGTGCGGCGAGGGGGGCGCGACGCGCGTCTCGCCGGGGAAGGCGACGTCCTGCTTGCCGTTGAGGAAGTAGGCGAGGTGGATCGCCTTCTCCGTCTCGGTCACCTTCACCACGCGCCGTCCGGCGCGCGAGACCGCCTCGACGAGCGTGCCCTTGAGCCGCCGCTCCGGCGGGAAGGCGACCTTCACCGGCAGCTTCGCGTCGTACTCGATCATCGTCGCGAAGTTGACCGCGAGCTCCGGATCGACCGGGAAGCCGACGCCGCGCGGCCGCACGAACGCCTCGGTCAGCTCGACCTCGCGCTCGCCGCGGATGTCGTAGAAGACCACGAAGTCGCCGTCCTGGATCCGCCCGACCGGCTGCCCCGCGTCGTCCACGCGGCAGAGCGGCTCCATCGTCTCTTCTTCCTGCCCGCGGCGGTACGCCCCGCGCACCGCCTCCGACATCGCCTGGTCGATCGGGTTCATCGCGTCACTCCGCGTAGCCGTCGGGGCGCCGCTCCATGAAGCGCCACGCCGAGGCGACGATCCCGTGCAGCTCCTGCCACTGCGGCTTCCAGCCGAGCTCGCGCTTGATCTTGTCCGCGCCGGCGACGAGCCGCGCCGGGTCGCCCGCGCGCCGCGGGCCGATCTTCGTCGGGATCTCGCGCCCCGTCACCTCGCGCGCGACGTCCACGACCTCCTTCACCGAGTAGCCGGCGCCGCCGCAGCCGAGGTTGTAGATCCGCCCCTCCGGCGCGCACGCGTCGAGGGCGAGGATGTGCGCCCGCGCGAGGTCCACGACGTGCACGTAGTCGCGCACGCAGGTGCCGTCCGGCGTCGGGTAGTCGTCGCCGAAGATCGTCACCGCCGCGCGCTTCCCCTGCGCCGCCTGGAGCACGATCGGGATGAGGTGCGATTCCGGATCGTGGTCCTCGCCGCGCTCCTGGCTCGCGCCGGCGGCGTTGAAGTAGCGCAGCGCGACCCAGCCGAGCCCGTGCGCCCCGCCGAACCAGCGCAGCGCCCCCTCGAAGGCCAGCTTCGTCGCGCCGTACGGATTCGTCGGCGCCGTCGGGTCGGTCTCCTCGATCGGCTGCCTGGCCGGCTCGCCGTAGGTCGCGGCGCTGGAGGAGAAGACGATCTTCTTCACCCCCGACGCGACGAGCGCCTCGAGCAGCGCGAGGCCGCCGACCAGGTTGTTGCGGTAGTACTTCGCCGGGTCCTGCACCGACTCGCCGACGAGCGAGTAGGCCGCCATGTGGACGACCGCCTCGACGCCGCGCTCCCCGACGACGCGCCGCACCAACTCGCCGTCGGCGACGTCCCCTTGGACGAACGCCGCGCCGCCCGGGACGGCGGCGCGGTGTCCCTTGACCAAGTTGTCCAGGACCACGACCTCGTGGCCGTCCCGCAGCAGCTCCTCGGAAACGACGCTGCCGATGTACCCCGCCCCCCCGGTGACGAGCACGCGCATCGCGGTCCCCTTCGTCAGATGTGGATCGAGCGTCCGGCGACGCCGAGCGCCGCCTCCTTCACCACCTCGCTCAGCGTCGGGTGGGCGTGGCAGGCGCGGGCGACGTCCTCGGCCGAGGCCTTGAAGGCCATCGCCGTGGCCGCCTCGGCGATCAGGTCGCCGGCGCGGGCTCCGACGATGTGGACGCCGAGGATCCGGTCGGTGCGCGCGTCGGCGAGGATCTTCGCCTTGCCGTCGGTCGCGCCGATCGCGCGCGCCCGGCCGTTGGCGATGAACGGGAAGGCGCCGACCTTGTACTCGACGCCGGCCGCCTTGAGCTCCTCTTCCGTCTTGCCGACCGAGGCGATCTCCGGATCGGTGTAGACGATCGCCGGGATCGCGTCGTAGTCCACGTGGCCGAACTGGCCGGCGATCCCCTCGACGCAGGCGACCGCTTCCTCCTCCGCCTTGTGGGCCAGCATGACGCCGCGGACCGCGTCGCCGATGGCGTAGACGCCGGCGGCGTTCGTGCGGAACTTCTCGTCGATCTCGATCCGTCCCTTGCCGTCGGTCGCGATCCCGACCGTCTCCAGCCCGAGGTCCTTCGTCGCCGGCATGCGGCCGACGGCGACGAGCACCTTGTCGCAGCGCAGCGGCTCCGCGCCCTCGGCCTCGACGACCGCGCCGTCGCCGTCCGCCCGCGCCGCGAGGACGCGCGCGCCGAGGCGGAACTCGAGCCCCTGCCGCTTGAAGATCTTCAGCGCCTCGACGGCGATCTCGAGGTCGAGGCCGGGCACGATGCGGTCGAAGTACTCGAGCACCGTGACCTTCGCGCCGAGGCGGCGCCAGACCGTGCCGAGCTCCAGGCCGATCGCCCCCGCGCCGATCACCGCGAGGTGTCCCGGCACGGCGTCGAACGAGAGCGCCTCCGTGCTCGTCACGACGGTCTTCCCGTCGATCTCCACCCCGCGCAGCGGCGCCGAGACGCTCCCCGGCGCGAGCACGACGTTCTTCGCCGCCAGCTCGACCGTCCCGTCCGGCCCCTCGACGACGACGCGCCCCGGCCCGGCCAGCCGGCCGTGCCCGACGACGCGCGTCACGTTGTTCTTCTTGAACAGCCCCTCGACCCCCTTGGTGAGGGCGAGGACGACGTCGTCCTTCCGCTTCATCATCGCCGCGAGGTCGAGCCCGACCTCGCCGCCGAGCTTGATCCCGTGCCGCGGGAAGCCCTTGCGGGCCTCCGCGTACTTCTCGCTCGACTCGAGCAGCGCCTTGCTCGGGATGCAGCCGATCCGCAGGCAAGTGCCGCCGAGGCGCGCCTCGCGCTCGACGCAGGCGACGTTCATTCCCAACTGCGCGGCGCGGATGGCGGCCACGTAGCCGCCGGGGCCGGCGCCGACAACGACAAGATCGTGCTCCTGCACGGACACGTCACACCTCCAACAACATTCGTGCCGGGTTTTCGATGCACTCCTTGATCCGCTTGAGGAAGGTCACCGCCTCGCGGCCGTCGATGATCCGATGGTCGTAGGTCAGCGCGACGTACATCATCGGCCGCACCACCACCTGCCCCTCGCGGGCCACGGGGCGGTCCTGAATGGCGTGCAGCCCCAGGACGCCGCTCTGCGGGTGGTTGACGATCGGCGTCGAGAGCATCGAGCCGTAGACGCCGCCGTTGCTGATGGTGAACGTCCCTCCCTGCAGCTCCTCCAGCTTGAGCCGGTTCTCCTTCGCGCGCGAGGCGAAATCCGCGATCGCCTTCTCGATCTCGGCGAAGCTGAGCCGGTCGGCGTCGCGCAGGACCGGCACGACCAGCCCGCGCCCGCCGCCGACGGCGACGCCGACGTCGTAGTAATTCCGATAAAGGACGGCGTCCCCCTGCACCTGCGCGTTGACCGCCGGGACGAGCTTCAACGCGTCCACGGCCGCCTTCACGAAGAACGACATCAGCCCGAGCTTGACGCCGTAGCGCTTCTCGAACGGCTCGCGCTGCGCGGCGCGCAGCGCGGCGACCGCCGACATGTCCACCTCGTTGAACGTCGTGAGCAGCGCCGCCTCGCGCTGCGCGACGACGAGCCGCTCGGCGATCTTCCGCCGCAGCGGCGACATCGGCACGAGCTCCTCCTGCCGCGGCGAGGCCTCGGCGCGGGCGATCGCGGCCAGTTCCGCGTCCCGCGACGGCGGCACGGGCGGCTCGGTGGCCGCCGCGCGCAGGTCCGCCGCGGCGACGACGTCCTCCTTGAGGATCCGGCCGCCGGGACCGGTGCCGCGCAGGTCGCGCACGTCCACGCCGAACTCGGCCATCGCCCGCTCCGCGGCCGGCATCACGCGCGGCGGCTCGGGGGGCGGGACCGGCACGATCGCCGTCGGCTGCGTCACGATCGAGGCCGGCGCCGGCTTCGGCGCGCGCGGCGCCGCCGCCTTCGCCGCGGACGAGGCCTCCGGCCCGGGCGCGGCCGGCTTCGCCGCCTCGCCGCGCGTCGGCGGCGCGGCGGGCTCGGCCTTCGCCTCCGGCGCGACGGCCGTCTCGTCGATCGTCGCCAGCGCGGCGCCGACCGCGACGGTCGCCCCCTCCGCGGCGAGGAGCGGCCCGAGCCGCCCCGAAGCCGGGGCGGGAATCTCCTGCGTGACCTTGTCGGTCTCCAGCACGACGAGCGGCTCGTCGCGCGCCACGAACTCTCCCTCGCGGCGCAGCCAGCGCGCGACCAGCGCCTCGGTGATCGACTCGCCGAACGACGGAACCTTCAGTTCGACCGACATGGCGGGGCCTCTCCTCGGCAGGGCGGCGCGCCCGCGGCGGACGCGCCGAAGCGTAATGATGCCTTCAATTCCGGCGCGCGGGAACGCTCCCGCGACGCGGCGTGCGCGCCGCCGCGGAACGCCGCCGGCGCGGGATCGCGACGCGGCGCCGGATCGCGGCGCGGCGCGCGCCCGCGGCTCACGCGAAGGCGCGGTCGAGCAGCCCGCGCTGCTCGAGCTTGTGGCTTCCCGCGGAGCCGGTCGCCGGGCTGGCCGACTCGGCGCGGGCCACGACGCCCAGCGGCGCGCGCAGGCCGAGCGCGTCGCCGAAGCGGTTCTTCACGTGCAGCCACGCCCCCATGTTCAACGGCTCGTCCTGCACCCACGCCGCCGGGGTTCCCTTGCGCAGCCCGGCCAGCGCGCCGGTCAGCTCCTCCGCGCGCAGCGGGTAGTACTGCTCGACCCGCACGATCCCGACGTCGGGCCGCCGCCGCGCCTCCCGCTCCCGCAGCAGGTCGTAGTAGATCCGCCCCGAGCAGAGCAGCGCCTTCGTCCACTCCTTCGCCGGCCGGCCGCCGGCGTCGGGGACCACGCGGCGGAAGCCGCCCCGCGCCAGATCGTCGAGCGAGGAGACGCACTCCGGCAGGCGCAGCAGGCTCTTCGGCGTCATCACGATCAGCGGCTTGCGCCAGCGGCGGCGCACCTGGCGCCGCAGCAGATGGAAGTACTGCGCGGGGGTCGAGGGCTGCGCGACCTGGATGTTGTCCTCGGCGCAGAGCGCGAGGAACCGCTCCAGCCGCGCCGAGGAGTGCTCGGGCCCCTGCCCCTCGAAGCCGTGCGGCAGGAGCAGCGTCAGGCCGGAGAGCCGCCCCCACTTGTCCTCGGCGCTGACGATGAACTGGTCCACGATCACCTGCGCGGCGTTGCAGAAGTCGCCGAACTGGGCCTCCCACAGCGTCAGCGCGCGCGGCGTCTCCATGCTGTAGCCGTACTCGAAGCCGAGCACGCCGACCTCGGAGAGCGGGCTGTTGCGGATCTCGATCGGCGCCTCGCGGGGCGCCCCGGCGGCGAGCGCGCAGTAGGGGCGGCCGTCGCGGACGTCGTGGAGCACCGCGTGCCGCTGGCTGAAGGTGCCGCGCGCCGAGTCCTGCCCGGAGAGGCGGATCGGCGCGCCGTCCTCGGCGAGCGTGGCGAAGGCGAGCGCCTCGGCCGTCGCCCAGTCGAGCGGGCGCTTCCCCTCGGCCATCTCGCGCCGCGCGGCGAGAAGCCGCTTGATCTTCGGGTGCGGCTCGAACCCCTCCGGCGTCGCGGCGAGCCGCTCCAGCGCCGCGGCGAGGCGCGCGCGCGGCACGCCGGTCTCGACCTCCGGCGCCTCGGCGTCCGGTCCGCCGAGGAACCCCGCCCACGTCCCGGCGAGCGTGTCGAGCGGCGCGTGGTACTCCGGCGCGCGCGCGACCGAGAGCTCCCGCTCCAGCGCCTCGCGCCGCTCGACCGCGATCCGCTCCGCCTCCTCCGCCGTC comes from bacterium and encodes:
- a CDS encoding cupin domain-containing protein; translation: MSEQETRKSRGAVEPATAQPLASLLDVVPGAIVSRTIHNADGGTLTFFAFDEGQSLSEHTSPYNAFVQVVEGAVDLRIGGKPVAARAGDFVLMPANVPHALVAAAPLKMLLTMYR
- the lpdA gene encoding dihydrolipoyl dehydrogenase, which gives rise to MQEHDLVVVGAGPGGYVAAIRAAQLGMNVACVEREARLGGTCLRIGCIPSKALLESSEKYAEARKGFPRHGIKLGGEVGLDLAAMMKRKDDVVLALTKGVEGLFKKNNVTRVVGHGRLAGPGRVVVEGPDGTVELAAKNVVLAPGSVSAPLRGVEIDGKTVVTSTEALSFDAVPGHLAVIGAGAIGLELGTVWRRLGAKVTVLEYFDRIVPGLDLEIAVEALKIFKRQGLEFRLGARVLAARADGDGAVVEAEGAEPLRCDKVLVAVGRMPATKDLGLETVGIATDGKGRIEIDEKFRTNAAGVYAIGDAVRGVMLAHKAEEEAVACVEGIAGQFGHVDYDAIPAIVYTDPEIASVGKTEEELKAAGVEYKVGAFPFIANGRARAIGATDGKAKILADARTDRILGVHIVGARAGDLIAEAATAMAFKASAEDVARACHAHPTLSEVVKEAALGVAGRSIHI
- the odhB gene encoding 2-oxoglutarate dehydrogenase complex dihydrolipoyllysine-residue succinyltransferase — protein: MSVELKVPSFGESITEALVARWLRREGEFVARDEPLVVLETDKVTQEIPAPASGRLGPLLAAEGATVAVGAALATIDETAVAPEAKAEPAAPPTRGEAAKPAAPGPEASSAAKAAAPRAPKPAPASIVTQPTAIVPVPPPEPPRVMPAAERAMAEFGVDVRDLRGTGPGGRILKEDVVAAADLRAAATEPPVPPSRDAELAAIARAEASPRQEELVPMSPLRRKIAERLVVAQREAALLTTFNEVDMSAVAALRAAQREPFEKRYGVKLGLMSFFVKAAVDALKLVPAVNAQVQGDAVLYRNYYDVGVAVGGGRGLVVPVLRDADRLSFAEIEKAIADFASRAKENRLKLEELQGGTFTISNGGVYGSMLSTPIVNHPQSGVLGLHAIQDRPVAREGQVVVRPMMYVALTYDHRIIDGREAVTFLKRIKECIENPARMLLEV
- the galE gene encoding UDP-glucose 4-epimerase GalE, producing the protein MRVLVTGGAGYIGSVVSEELLRDGHEVVVLDNLVKGHRAAVPGGAAFVQGDVADGELVRRVVGERGVEAVVHMAAYSLVGESVQDPAKYYRNNLVGGLALLEALVASGVKKIVFSSSAATYGEPARQPIEETDPTAPTNPYGATKLAFEGALRWFGGAHGLGWVALRYFNAAGASQERGEDHDPESHLIPIVLQAAQGKRAAVTIFGDDYPTPDGTCVRDYVHVVDLARAHILALDACAPEGRIYNLGCGGAGYSVKEVVDVAREVTGREIPTKIGPRRAGDPARLVAGADKIKRELGWKPQWQELHGIVASAWRFMERRPDGYAE
- a CDS encoding EamA family transporter RarD, which translates into the protein FDLLLMSSGVVTALPLIWFVEAARRLRLTTLGFLQYLSPTLQFLLGVFLFAEPFPPERRIAFGLIWAALALFTVDATLALRRAEQFPPKPAER
- a CDS encoding alkaline phosphatase family protein, with protein sequence MNPIDQAMSEAVRGAYRRGQEEETMEPLCRVDDAGQPVGRIQDGDFVVFYDIRGEREVELTEAFVRPRGVGFPVDPELAVNFATMIEYDAKLPVKVAFPPERRLKGTLVEAVSRAGRRVVKVTETEKAIHLAYFLNGKQDVAFPGETRVAPPSPHDPFSEPEMRSEEIADALIAAVADPGAALVVGNLPNMDVVGHGEDKAAILRAIAAVDRAVGRILAVCRRAGVTALVTADHGSVEHWLYPEGTIDTGHTTSPVPFVYAPPDGSRLKLRRGGSLVDVAPTALQLLGIDPPAEMTGRPLFVEAPPRDPARRVLLLVCDGWGLAEPGPGNLLSQAEAPHLRALLAERSWTELAASGLAVGLPEGTVGNSEAGHLHIGAGRVVSSDRVRIARAIEDGSFYENEAFRWAVEGAKRERTRLHLLGIVSFFSSHGSIEHLFALLELARRAGAENVFVHGLLGRRGERPESGAHYVGEIERKTAELGVGRLVSVIGRHWALDRERNWDRVERTYRLLVDGVGRPVH